Proteins encoded in a region of the Coffea eugenioides isolate CCC68of chromosome 4, Ceug_1.0, whole genome shotgun sequence genome:
- the LOC113768268 gene encoding uncharacterized protein LOC113768268, which produces MRASRRKRTNGSPTRARPGDPSESGRTRNSRFSSPPPSSSLLLDSDPITEELAVFEKLQISSPDPNPNPRSFPYSVKQQCWEKAEKIKGRDPDRWRRDPLGNIVFRKLVGCPGCLCHDYDHIVPYSKGGQSTLENCQVLQATVNRSKGNRTEISKSELIQKSSYCRVSGRDLDLLELTAYGNVRRGQDSGGCNIQ; this is translated from the exons ATGAGAGCCAGCAGAAGAAAACGAACCAACGGATCTCCAACCAGGGCCCGACCCGGAGACCCATCCGAATCGGGCAGGACCCGTAACTCCAGATTCTCCTCCCCTCCGCCATCATCCTCACTTCTTCTCGACAGCGACCCCATCACTGAAGAACTTGCAGTCTTTGAAAAACTCCAAATCTCTTCGCCCGACCCGAATCCCAACCCAAGAAGCTTTCCTTACAGCGTGAAGCAACAATGCTGGGAAAAGGCAGAGAAAATCAAGGGTCGTGACCCGGATCGATGGCGCCGTGACCCGCTAGGGAATATTGTGTTCCGGAAGCTTGTGGGCTGCCCGGGTTGTTTATGCCACGATTATGACCATATTGTTCCTTATTCTAAG GGAGGACAAAGCACATTAGAAAATTGTCAAGTTTTGCAG GCAACCGTTAATCGATCTAAGGGGAACCGTACTGAGATATCTAAATCTGAACTTATTCAGAAGAGTTCTTACTGTCGGGTTTCAG GTCGAGATTTGGATTTACTTGAACTGACAGCCTATGGTAATGTCCGACGAGGACAAGATTCTGGGGGATGTAACATCCAGTGA
- the LOC113767738 gene encoding cyclic dof factor 3, whose amino-acid sequence MKEMKDPEIKLFGKKIALLENGKRILVVVPAAGEDSSGASGGENSVGSDSDLSMDSRKAEDEKDQEKRETASDKDCPSGKLCSSEPRVKDPIAEELPILKSSSDSDGNSNNYSTDEDSPVKQRPKAENDQSDTTDSQQKTLKKPDKILPCPRCNSMDTKFCYYNNYNINQPRHFCKSCQRYWTAGGTMRNVPVGAGRRKNKNSASHCRHITISEALQAARIDTPNGFHHLNFKPNGTVLSFGSDSPLCDSMASVLNLAEKKSPNGSQNGFYKLDHGISVSLKGTENGDDCSSGSSVTTSNSTVDGAKNGLQEPVMQQINGFPSPVSCLPGVPWAFPWSSTVPLPAICPPGFPMPFYPTPFWNCGVPGAWSIPWLPPVFPTGNQKNSGSGPNSPTLGKHSRNGELIKQNNPEGKESQEQKASEGSILIPKTLRIDDPDEAAKSSIWTTLGINYDSISRGGLFKALQPKGDEKKHLTTASPVLQANPAALSRSVTFQESA is encoded by the exons atgaaggaaatgaaGGACCCAGAAATCAAGCTTTTTGGGAAAAAGATTGCCTTGCTGGAGAACGGCAAGCGGATTCTTGTGGTGGTTCCCGCCGCCGGCGAGGACTCTTCTGGTGCTTCTGGCGGAGAAAACAGCGTCGGGTCGGATTCTGATCTGTCTATGGACAGCAGAAAAGCTGAAGATGAGAAAGATCAAGAGAAGCGAGAAACTGCTTCTGATAAG GATTGTCCATCTGGGAAGCTCTGCAGCTCAGAGCCACGAGTAAAGGATCCAATTGCAGAAGAATTACCAATTCTTAAAAGCTCATCAGATTCTGATGGAAACTCCAACAATTACTCCACAGATGAAGACTCTCCAGTAAAACAACGTCCAAAGGCTGAAAATGATCAGAGCGATACTACTGATTCACAACAGAAAACTCTCAAGAAGCCAGATAAAATTCTTCCATGCCCTCGCTGTAATAGTATGGATACGAAATTCTGTTACTATAACAATTACAACATTAATCAGCCTCGCCATTTCTGCAAGAGCTGCCAGAGATATTGGACCGCTGGGGGAACGATGAGGAATGTGCCGGTGGGAGCTGGTCGACGTAAAAATAAGAATTCTGCCTCACATTGTCGCCATATCACTATCTCTGAAGCCCTTCAAGCTGCTAGAATTGATACTCCAAATGGATTTCACCACTTGAACTTTAAACCCAATGGAACTGTGCTTTCTTTTGGTTCTGACTCCCCGCTTTGTGATTCCATGGCTTCAGTTTTGAATCTAGCAGAGAAGAAGTCACCAAATGGAAGCCAAAATGGATTCTATAAACTTGATCATGGAATTTCAGTTTCTTTAAAAGGGACGGAAAATGGTGACGATTGCTCTAGTGGTTCTTCTGTCACAACATCGAATTCAACGGTCGATGGAGCCAAAAATGGGCTCCAAGAGCCAGTTATGCAACAAATCAATGGGTTTCCATCTCCAGTTTCCTGTCTTCCTGGGGTCCCATGGGCTTTTCCCTGGAGTTCCACTGTTCCTTTGCCAGCCATTTGTCCCCCGGGGTTTCCCATGCCATTTTACCCTACTCCTTTTTGGAACTGCGGGGTGCCCGGTGCCTGGAGTATTCCATGGTTACCCCCTGTCTTTCCTAcaggaaaccaaaaaaattcAGGCTCTGGTCCTAATTCACCAACTTTAGGTAAGCACTCTAGAAATGGTGAGTTGATTAAACAAAACAATCCTGAGGGTAAAGAGTCCCAAGAGCAGAAGGCTTCTGAAGGATCAATTCTGATTCCCAAAACTTTGAGGATTGATGATCCTGACGAAGCTGCAAAGAGTTCGATATGGACAACCCTTGGAATTAATTACGACTCTATCAGCAGGGGAGGGCTTTTCAAGGCCCTTCAACCAAAGGGTGATGAAAAGAAACACTTAACAACAGCATCGCCGGTGTTGCAAGCTAACCCTGCTGCCTTATCAAGGTCTGTGACCTTCCAAGAGAGTGCCTAA